A genome region from Sphingobacteriaceae bacterium GW460-11-11-14-LB5 includes the following:
- a CDS encoding glyoxalase/bleomycin resistance/extradiol dioxygenase family protein has translation MDIRLLVLRTGDTKLLADFYNLLGIQFEYHKHGNSPYHYSATIGVTVLEIYPLTKNQDKPDKNLRLGFGIENFDQVIKVLNTAGITFTQKPNETDFGLMTIIIDPDGRKIELYKNS, from the coding sequence ATGGATATTCGATTACTGGTACTACGAACTGGAGATACAAAACTTCTAGCCGATTTTTACAATTTACTTGGAATTCAATTTGAATATCACAAACATGGTAATTCACCGTATCATTATTCGGCTACAATTGGGGTAACTGTTCTTGAAATCTATCCATTAACTAAAAACCAAGATAAACCAGACAAAAACTTAAGGTTAGGCTTTGGTATTGAAAACTTTGATCAGGTGATAAAGGTATTAAATACAGCAGGGATTACTTTTACGCAGAAACCAAATGAAACAGATTTTGGTCTTATGACAATAATCATTGATCCCGATGGACGGAAAATAGAATTGTATAAAAACAGTTAA
- a CDS encoding PadR family transcriptional regulator, translating into MIAENTQTQMRKGILEYCVLSIISRGEIYASDIIAELRTAKLLVVEGTLYPLLTRLKNNGLLSYNWVESTSGPPRKYYTLTEDGRGILSQLDQTWQELAYAVGISQKGANS; encoded by the coding sequence ATGATAGCAGAAAATACGCAAACACAAATGCGGAAGGGAATTCTGGAGTACTGTGTTTTATCAATCATCTCCCGGGGCGAAATATATGCTTCGGATATTATTGCCGAATTAAGGACGGCAAAGCTATTGGTGGTTGAGGGTACATTATATCCATTATTAACCAGGCTTAAAAACAACGGTTTGTTAAGCTACAACTGGGTAGAATCTACCTCAGGCCCACCGCGTAAATATTATACCTTAACCGAAGATGGCCGGGGTATTTTATCACAATTAGATCAAACCTGGCAGGAGCTGGCTTATGCTGTAGGTATTTCACAAAAAGGAGCCAATTCATAA
- a CDS encoding amino acid transporter: MKKSIASIVAEANESGEGSLKRTLGPINLILIGVGLTLGAGLFSITGLAAANHSGPAVTLSFVIAALGCGFAALCYAEFASMIPVAGSAYTYSYATMGELFAWIIGWDLVLEYSVGCATVAISWSQYLTKFLASLHIYLPPQLTLSPFETAKLADGSTVNGIINIPAALVVVLMTAILIRGTKGSAIVNGIIVFLKVGVVLVFIALGWQYIDPANYHPYIPENTGTFGQFGWSGVLRGAGLVFFVFIGFDAVAASAQETKNPARDLPIGIIGSLLVCTVLFGLFGHVMTGLANYKEFANSGAPVAIAIEKTPYAWLSQAIILAILIGYTSVILIDLMAQSRMFYSISKDGLLPKMFSDVHAKFKTPYKSNIILCVFIGLFAAFVPMNVVGEMTSIGTLLAFLMVCVGILILRKTNPEAKRPFKVPFVPLIPILGILTCIAMMVFLPWETWLRLAVWLIIGLAIYFWYGKKNSKLKAQEEQTKL, encoded by the coding sequence ATGAAAAAATCTATTGCCAGCATAGTTGCTGAGGCAAACGAGAGTGGCGAAGGAAGCCTAAAAAGAACCTTAGGCCCCATTAACCTTATTTTAATTGGCGTAGGTTTAACGCTTGGTGCAGGTTTATTTTCGATTACAGGTTTGGCCGCGGCCAACCACTCTGGGCCAGCAGTTACACTATCTTTTGTTATTGCAGCATTGGGCTGTGGTTTTGCAGCTTTATGTTATGCTGAATTTGCATCCATGATTCCGGTTGCGGGTAGTGCCTATACCTATTCTTATGCCACCATGGGCGAGCTTTTCGCCTGGATTATAGGCTGGGATCTGGTGTTGGAATATTCTGTGGGTTGTGCTACCGTAGCCATCAGCTGGTCGCAGTATTTAACCAAATTTTTGGCCAGCCTGCATATTTATCTCCCTCCGCAGTTAACCTTATCTCCTTTCGAAACCGCTAAACTGGCCGATGGTTCTACCGTTAATGGCATCATTAACATCCCCGCAGCATTGGTGGTGGTATTAATGACAGCCATATTAATCCGCGGTACCAAAGGCTCGGCCATTGTAAACGGGATAATTGTGTTTCTTAAAGTTGGCGTGGTATTGGTTTTCATCGCATTGGGCTGGCAATATATCGATCCGGCCAACTACCATCCCTACATCCCCGAAAATACCGGGACCTTTGGTCAGTTTGGCTGGAGCGGCGTTTTACGTGGCGCTGGTTTAGTCTTTTTCGTATTTATAGGTTTCGATGCTGTTGCCGCTTCGGCGCAGGAAACGAAGAACCCTGCCCGCGATTTACCTATCGGTATCATTGGATCGTTGCTGGTTTGCACGGTTTTATTCGGTTTATTTGGGCACGTGATGACTGGCCTGGCCAATTATAAAGAATTTGCCAACAGCGGTGCCCCTGTAGCCATTGCCATCGAAAAAACACCTTATGCATGGTTAAGTCAGGCGATTATTCTGGCCATTTTGATCGGTTATACTTCGGTAATCTTGATCGATTTAATGGCGCAATCGCGGATGTTCTATTCCATTAGTAAGGATGGCTTATTGCCAAAAATGTTTTCTGATGTTCATGCAAAATTTAAAACACCTTACAAATCGAACATTATCCTTTGTGTATTTATTGGACTTTTTGCAGCATTTGTCCCCATGAATGTAGTAGGCGAAATGACTAGCATTGGTACCTTACTGGCATTTTTAATGGTTTGTGTGGGCATCCTGATCTTAAGAAAAACAAATCCTGAAGCTAAACGCCCATTTAAAGTTCCATTTGTACCCTTAATTCCCATTTTAGGCATTTTAACCTGTATTGCCATGATGGTATTTTTACCCTGGGAAACCTGGCTGAGGCTGGCGGTTTGGTTAATTATTGGCTTAGCCATTTACTTCTGGTACGGCAAAAAGAATAGCAAACTAAAAGCCCAGGAAGAGCAGACAAAACTATAG
- a CDS encoding pyridine nucleotide-disulfide oxidoreductase: MDFDVIIIGGSYAGLSAALTLGRATRNVLVIDAGKSCNRQTPHSHNFLTHDGDKPADIAKAAKTEVLKYPTFRFLEGKVISARKIDGGFSVEIAKGENFTARKILLATGLKDVLPNIKGLSECWAISAIHCPYCHGYEVKGEKIGLLMNGEHAFEMAKTLNHWNKDLTILTNGKSQLSAEQTEKLKAKSMTIIEDEVVELLHNNGYLEEVVFKNGEKLTLKAIYIKPDVEQHFNFNEQLGFELTDLKTIKVDEQQQSTAKGVYAAGDCATLFRSLSIITAAGTMAAVVMNKEMISEDF; the protein is encoded by the coding sequence ATGGATTTTGATGTAATCATTATTGGCGGAAGCTATGCAGGCTTATCTGCTGCTTTAACTTTGGGCAGGGCCACGAGAAATGTTTTGGTCATCGATGCGGGCAAATCGTGTAACAGGCAAACCCCGCATTCGCATAATTTTTTAACGCACGATGGTGATAAACCTGCTGATATTGCTAAAGCTGCGAAGACAGAAGTGCTGAAATACCCAACATTCAGATTTTTAGAAGGGAAAGTTATTTCGGCCAGGAAAATAGATGGAGGTTTTAGCGTTGAGATAGCGAAGGGTGAAAATTTTACGGCACGGAAAATATTATTGGCTACAGGTTTAAAAGATGTACTACCTAACATTAAAGGTTTGTCCGAGTGTTGGGCCATTTCTGCTATACATTGCCCTTATTGCCACGGCTACGAGGTGAAGGGTGAAAAAATAGGGCTGTTAATGAATGGCGAACATGCATTTGAGATGGCCAAAACCCTGAACCATTGGAATAAAGATTTAACGATATTAACTAACGGTAAATCGCAGCTAAGCGCCGAGCAGACTGAAAAATTAAAAGCTAAATCAATGACCATCATAGAAGATGAAGTTGTTGAACTGCTGCACAATAATGGCTATCTTGAAGAGGTTGTTTTTAAAAACGGTGAGAAATTGACTTTGAAAGCGATATACATAAAACCCGATGTGGAACAACATTTCAATTTCAACGAGCAGCTCGGATTTGAACTCACAGATTTAAAAACAATAAAAGTCGATGAGCAACAGCAAAGCACGGCCAAAGGCGTTTATGCCGCAGGAGATTGTGCAACCCTGTTTAGGTCGCTATCTATCATTACAGCTGCAGGAACAATGGCCGCAGTGGTGATGAATAAGGAAATGATTTCTGAAGATTTTTGA
- a CDS encoding glyoxalase: MEEQKDNLTSAADTTPKVTGIGGIFFFSDNPQETKDWYAKNLGFEMSAWGTTSFESRSLNNPEEIESLQWSPFKKGDEYFSPSKKDFMINYRVQHIEGLVEKLKENGVTILDEITTYDYGKFIHIMDGEGNKIELWEPS; this comes from the coding sequence ATGGAAGAACAAAAAGACAACTTAACTTCAGCTGCTGATACCACACCAAAGGTGACAGGTATTGGCGGCATTTTCTTTTTTTCCGATAATCCGCAGGAAACGAAAGATTGGTATGCTAAAAATTTAGGATTTGAAATGAGTGCCTGGGGTACCACGAGTTTTGAGTCCAGAAGTCTCAATAATCCTGAGGAGATCGAATCACTTCAATGGAGCCCTTTCAAAAAAGGAGATGAATATTTTTCGCCGTCTAAAAAGGATTTCATGATTAACTATCGCGTACAGCATATTGAAGGCCTTGTTGAGAAACTTAAAGAAAACGGCGTAACCATACTTGATGAGATTACCACTTACGATTATGGGAAATTTATCCATATTATGGATGGAGAAGGCAATAAGATTGAGTTATGGGAGCCTAGCTAA
- a CDS encoding DNA repair protein RecO, translating to MLHKVRGIVLKTTNYSESSVVVQVLTDKFGMQSYLINGVKKPKAKIKMNMLQSLHLLDMVVYHKTNTNIQRVSEVRQTPVFKSIPYDMIKTSIVIFLNEVLYKSIRQQSADESLFDYIFNSIAWFDEIEEINPNFHLSFLLKLTRFLGFSPNEKRRNDQIYFDLQEGEFTSRLPIHSNYLQLEDALGFISLFHTPLEKISEIKMSNAQRRFLLDKILVFYTLHTASFGVVQSHKILETLLS from the coding sequence ATGTTGCACAAAGTTAGAGGCATTGTTTTAAAGACGACAAACTACAGCGAAAGTAGTGTGGTGGTGCAGGTGCTTACCGATAAATTTGGCATGCAGTCTTACCTCATTAATGGTGTTAAAAAACCAAAAGCAAAGATTAAAATGAACATGCTGCAATCGCTCCATTTGCTGGATATGGTGGTTTATCATAAAACAAATACCAATATTCAAAGGGTATCGGAAGTTCGGCAAACACCGGTTTTTAAAAGCATTCCTTACGATATGATTAAAACAAGTATCGTTATTTTTTTAAATGAGGTATTGTATAAAAGCATCAGGCAACAATCGGCCGATGAGAGTTTATTCGATTATATTTTTAATTCGATTGCCTGGTTTGATGAAATTGAAGAGATTAATCCCAATTTCCACTTGTCATTTTTGTTAAAACTCACCCGTTTTTTAGGTTTTTCGCCCAACGAGAAAAGAAGAAACGACCAGATTTATTTCGATTTACAGGAAGGTGAATTTACTTCCAGGTTACCTATTCACTCCAATTACCTCCAGTTGGAAGATGCCCTTGGATTTATTTCCCTTTTTCATACACCGCTCGAAAAAATTTCTGAAATAAAAATGAGCAATGCACAGCGGCGTTTTTTGTTAGATAAGATATTGGTTTTCTATACCTTACATACAGCGTCGTTCGGGGTGGTACAATCGCATAAAATCCTCGAAACTTTGTTAAGTTGA
- a CDS encoding Fis family transcriptional regulator encodes MVVGIQSPDIFKKEVYNQWVQLSNDIQKLKGIKQVLSSGRIFQLEKDTVNQKFVLKPLPGGLIKTDAEMDSIKNTIYSNPFFEGLVYNRQNATLMAITFDTKILNTAERNPILKEIEAKAKAFQTATKIQVHISGLPYIRTAVSKLVSNEFVLFLGLSILVSALILLFFFKKFYAVFFPILVVVMGVIWSIGTLVLFGFELTILTGLIPPLIVIIGIPNSILLLNKYQNELRKDGDKQRALSVTIERIAITTLIANITAAIGFGVLYFTGSELLMQFGSVASINVMVTWLMCLCLIPIIFSYLPAPKLKAQTHVEEGFLHKLLVKTDTLVQHKSGLIYIGTIIISIIAFIGVMKINVNGYVVDDLPKNSEILTDLKFFEKNFEGILPLEVSVDTKKKNGVFNLTNLKRMEKLEKMISSYPEFSRSISVNMGLKYATQAFYNNDSTFFRLPDNLEKNFILAYIANGGKGNASLLTNFISKGNQSTRISFQMADVGSKRLDAIMLELKPRIDSILPPSKFDVELTGSSIIFSKGTDYMLRHLVESIALAIVLISLLRLAQFKSLGIMFISLLPNIVPLIITAGIMGYFGISLKPSTILIFTIAFGLASDQTIYFLTRYQQELNLTNFSVPKVITDTITETGVSMTHIALILFFGFGIFTASTFGGTVVLGLLLSITLLVALIFNLTLLPALVLWLDKKKVRKLVSDEESARNAGEFDH; translated from the coding sequence ATGGTGGTAGGTATACAATCGCCTGATATTTTTAAAAAAGAAGTGTACAACCAATGGGTTCAGCTTTCTAACGATATCCAGAAATTAAAAGGTATTAAGCAGGTTTTATCATCAGGAAGGATTTTTCAACTGGAAAAGGATACGGTGAACCAAAAATTTGTTTTAAAGCCGCTACCTGGTGGTTTGATTAAAACCGATGCCGAGATGGATTCGATCAAGAATACCATTTATAGCAATCCTTTTTTCGAAGGACTGGTTTACAACCGTCAGAATGCAACTTTAATGGCCATCACTTTCGACACGAAAATATTAAACACTGCCGAACGTAATCCTATCTTAAAAGAAATTGAGGCTAAGGCAAAAGCTTTTCAAACAGCAACAAAAATTCAGGTGCATATTTCAGGCCTGCCTTATATTCGCACCGCGGTAAGTAAACTGGTCAGTAACGAATTTGTACTGTTTTTAGGTTTATCGATCCTGGTTTCTGCACTAATTTTATTGTTTTTCTTCAAGAAATTCTACGCGGTGTTCTTCCCTATTTTAGTAGTGGTGATGGGTGTAATCTGGAGTATCGGCACATTGGTGTTATTTGGTTTTGAACTGACCATTTTAACAGGGCTAATTCCACCGCTTATTGTAATTATTGGTATCCCTAACAGTATTTTATTGTTGAATAAATACCAAAATGAACTTAGAAAAGACGGCGATAAACAGCGTGCCTTAAGCGTAACCATAGAAAGAATTGCCATTACCACGCTAATTGCGAATATTACTGCAGCTATCGGATTTGGCGTGTTGTACTTTACCGGAAGTGAACTTTTGATGCAATTTGGCAGCGTGGCCTCCATTAATGTAATGGTTACCTGGTTAATGTGTTTATGTTTAATCCCGATTATCTTTAGCTACTTACCAGCACCAAAACTTAAAGCACAAACACATGTTGAGGAAGGATTTTTACACAAGTTACTGGTTAAAACCGATACGCTTGTTCAACACAAAAGTGGCTTGATTTATATCGGAACAATTATTATCTCCATCATTGCCTTTATTGGGGTAATGAAAATTAATGTGAATGGCTACGTGGTTGATGACCTGCCTAAAAATTCAGAGATTTTAACAGATTTAAAATTCTTTGAGAAAAATTTTGAAGGCATTTTACCGCTGGAAGTTAGTGTTGATACCAAGAAAAAGAATGGTGTTTTCAATTTAACCAACCTGAAAAGAATGGAGAAACTGGAAAAAATGATTTCTTCCTATCCTGAATTTTCGCGTTCTATTTCGGTAAATATGGGTCTGAAATATGCTACACAGGCCTTCTACAATAATGACTCTACCTTTTTCCGTTTACCGGATAATTTAGAAAAGAATTTTATTCTGGCATACATTGCCAACGGCGGCAAGGGAAATGCAAGTCTGTTAACCAACTTCATCAGCAAGGGAAACCAGAGTACAAGGATCAGTTTTCAAATGGCTGACGTTGGCTCCAAACGTTTGGATGCAATTATGCTCGAGTTAAAACCGCGTATCGATAGTATTTTGCCTCCATCTAAGTTTGATGTAGAACTGACCGGATCGAGCATTATTTTTTCTAAAGGAACCGATTATATGTTAAGGCATTTGGTTGAAAGTATTGCACTTGCCATCGTATTGATTTCTCTTTTAAGGCTTGCCCAATTTAAGAGTTTGGGTATTATGTTTATTTCGCTGTTGCCCAACATTGTTCCTTTAATTATTACCGCGGGGATTATGGGTTATTTTGGAATTTCCCTAAAACCTTCTACCATATTAATTTTCACCATTGCCTTTGGTTTAGCTTCCGATCAGACCATTTATTTCTTAACGCGTTATCAGCAGGAATTAAACCTGACCAATTTCAGCGTACCGAAAGTGATTACCGATACCATTACCGAAACAGGTGTGAGCATGACCCACATTGCTTTAATTTTATTCTTTGGCTTCGGAATTTTTACGG